A single region of the Anaerolineales bacterium genome encodes:
- a CDS encoding LysM peptidoglycan-binding domain-containing protein — protein MNRITRFILMAVVVVAALSVLSVSNPVKAHPGQRCTTYHVVKPGDNLFRIGLAYNVTWTVLQHINGIYNPNQIYVGQIICYPPGAVPANPPIVVPLPPATPLPPAPPPASFFPPYGIYPRIHFNTYFARPGDTIVITGTNFPGPRQVQIFITQWGTNYAATASATATTNADGTLSTNFTVPNDAGGVPLVGAYPTVLVKDPVSGYFGYNTFRNTAF, from the coding sequence ATGAACCGTATCACCCGTTTTATTCTCATGGCGGTTGTTGTTGTTGCCGCCTTGAGCGTACTTTCTGTTAGCAACCCTGTCAAGGCGCACCCCGGGCAGCGCTGCACAACCTACCATGTGGTGAAGCCCGGAGATAACCTGTTCCGCATCGGTCTTGCCTACAATGTGACATGGACAGTTCTCCAACACATCAACGGTATTTACAACCCGAACCAGATTTACGTTGGACAAATTATTTGCTACCCACCCGGCGCTGTTCCGGCAAACCCACCCATTGTTGTACCGCTGCCGCCCGCCACACCGCTGCCGCCCGCACCCCCTCCGGCGAGTTTCTTCCCGCCCTATGGGATTTACCCGCGCATCCACTTCAACACCTATTTTGCCCGTCCGGGTGACACGATTGTGATCACCGGAACGAACTTCCCCGGTCCTCGTCAGGTGCAGATTTTTATCACCCAATGGGGGACAAACTACGCGGCGACAGCCTCTGCCACAGCGACAACGAATGCTGATGGCACGCTCAGCACAAACTTCACCGTTCCGAACGATGCGGGCGGTGTCCCCTTGGTCGGGGCTTACCCCACCGTGCTGGTGAAAGACCCTGTCTCCGGTTACTTTGGCTATAACACCTTCCGCAATACAGCGTTCTAG
- a CDS encoding glycosyltransferase, whose amino-acid sequence MLLLQLIYAALIAPLMIYAMGVFYLVFVYFRPARRVIVPHYFAEDDLPLVTVQLPLYNERYVVGRLLDAVVRLDYPRDRLHIQVLDDSTDETTGIAAGRVRALRAAGVHIDLLHRTDRAGFKGGALGEALAHTEGGFVAIFDADFIPPTDFLRRTIPILLSDSRCGVVQGRWAHLNAEENILTRCQALMLDGHFAIEQHARSKGGLLFSFNGTGGVWRRAAIEDAGGWQGDTLTEDADLSLRAQMRGWQFVFLPDLATAGEVSPVMSGFKGQQARWAKGTTQTLFKLGRALLRSPLTARQKIMAILGVLAYPIQPLGLALLLIMPLLMVSGALRDMPVAPLGVAGLAVPLLYILGQKALYGASWAWLRGAARLPLLLILSSGMALNNTVAVLSAFRGGVGVFQRTPKFGDAPSGKGYTIRPDLTTIGEFFLGVYSVCGAVLAWRYAPGLIVYFATYAVGFFMVSGWTLADLWSARRHMFGKLTS is encoded by the coding sequence ATGCTGCTACTTCAACTGATCTATGCCGCCCTCATCGCCCCACTTATGATCTATGCAATGGGGGTCTTTTACCTTGTGTTTGTCTACTTCCGTCCGGCGCGGCGGGTAATCGTACCGCACTACTTTGCCGAAGATGACCTGCCTTTGGTCACTGTTCAACTTCCGCTCTACAACGAACGGTATGTTGTTGGGCGTTTGCTTGATGCCGTCGTCCGTTTGGATTACCCTCGTGATCGCCTTCATATTCAAGTTCTCGATGATTCGACGGACGAGACAACAGGAATCGCCGCCGGGCGTGTGCGGGCGCTGCGTGCGGCAGGGGTTCACATTGATCTGCTGCACCGGACGGATCGGGCGGGATTCAAAGGCGGGGCATTAGGGGAGGCGCTGGCGCATACAGAAGGCGGATTTGTCGCTATTTTTGACGCTGATTTCATCCCCCCAACGGACTTTCTGCGGCGGACGATTCCTATCCTGCTGAGTGACTCCCGCTGTGGGGTGGTGCAAGGGCGCTGGGCGCATCTGAACGCGGAAGAAAACATCCTCACGCGCTGTCAGGCGCTCATGCTTGATGGGCATTTCGCCATTGAGCAGCACGCCCGCAGCAAAGGCGGGCTGTTGTTCAGCTTTAATGGCACGGGCGGCGTCTGGCGGCGGGCGGCGATTGAGGATGCTGGCGGCTGGCAAGGCGATACCTTGACCGAGGATGCCGATCTGAGCCTGCGGGCGCAGATGCGCGGGTGGCAGTTCGTCTTTCTGCCAGACCTTGCCACAGCGGGGGAGGTCTCCCCAGTGATGAGTGGATTCAAAGGGCAGCAAGCGCGATGGGCAAAAGGCACAACCCAAACGCTGTTCAAACTTGGGAGGGCGCTGCTCCGTTCGCCGCTCACCGCCCGTCAAAAGATCATGGCGATTTTGGGGGTGCTGGCGTACCCTATTCAACCGTTGGGCTTGGCGCTCTTGCTAATCATGCCGCTTCTGATGGTCAGTGGGGCGCTGCGCGATATGCCCGTTGCGCCGTTGGGGGTGGCTGGTCTTGCCGTTCCGCTGCTTTACATCCTCGGACAGAAAGCACTTTATGGTGCATCGTGGGCATGGCTGCGTGGTGCAGCGCGGCTGCCGCTCCTCTTGATTCTGAGCAGTGGTATGGCGTTGAATAACACAGTTGCCGTTCTAAGTGCCTTTCGGGGAGGGGTGGGGGTGTTCCAGCGGACGCCGAAATTTGGCGATGCTCCTTCAGGGAAGGGCTATACCATTCGCCCTGATCTGACGACCATTGGGGAGTTTTTCCTTGGTGTCTACAGTGTGTGTGGGGCGGTGTTGGCGTGGCGCTATGCCCCCGGTCTGATCGTCTATTTTGCCACCTACGCAGTCGGCTTTTTTATGGTATCGGGGTGGACACTTGCCGATCTATGGTCGGCACGGCGTCATATGTTTGGCAAACTTACCTCATAG